TTCCTAAAGCTATGTTGTCATCAATACGAATAACTGGAGAAACCTCTACAGCAAATTCTCGGCTAATTTCTAAAGCCATGCTTAATCTCTGTTGACTTTGCTCAATAGATGAAATTAATTGTGGATCATCCATATGAATGTGAGCTTTAGTAATAGCTAAAGGCATAATTCGCCCAGATTCATGACTAGTTAGCATAGCTGCCATTTCTATCAAGTAGCGTTGCGTCTGTGGGTTGTAAATGGGAACAACTACAGTAAATGACTTGGATGAGCTTTCCCCTTCTTTTGGTATTGATAAACTTTCCAGTAAATTTTCAGCATCGTTTGGTTCTCTTGTGGAGGAAGTTGGCTCACCATAAGATTGCCACCACAGTGCCAAACTATCTGTTTCCCAGTTCTTAGCCGGAAGTGGTTGTAAAGCGCTAGCAACCCTAGCTGTAATTACTGGGCCTAAAGTAGCAGTAACCAACATGAGAACGATCACACTGTTGAGAACATTCTCATTGATGAGGCGCTGTCCAGCCGGGTTGAGTGCTTCATAGGCCACCAGCGTCGCCGCCAATGTAGCCGCCACTTGGGGTAGAGATAATGACCACATGGTCAACATCTGAGGCAAATTGTAACGGTACAATACTTTAGCTAAGAATGCGGCGATAAGTTTACTGCCAATCAATGCTACGACAATTGCCGCAGTCAACCCAATTGAACTGAGGGTTTTTAGGAAAGCTGGGATATTAATTAATAATCCCATGTCTACAAAGAAACAAGGGATAAATAAAACGCTACCAACAAACTCAACTTTTTCTTTAACAGGGCTATTTCCTAACACCCCATTAACTGCTAAACCTGCAAGAAATGCACCAACAATTTTTTCAACGCCAATAACTTGTGCGCCGACAGAAGCTAAAAATAGCGCCAATAAGACAAATAAGAATTGATTACCTTCTTCATCTCCAGTGCGGCGAAAAAATTCTTTCCCGGCTTTATTAAAACCAAATAAGATGACAACAGAGTAAATTGCTAAACCAGCTAATAAACTGATTAATTTGAAAACTGTAAAATCGCCTGCATGAATACCAACACAGATAGCCAAAACTAACAAAGCACCAGTGTCAGTGAAAATGGTTGCACCGATAGTAACAGTGACAGCCTCATCAGCCACAACTCCTAAACGGCTAACAATTGGATAAGCTAAGAGAGTATGAGAAGCCAGCAAAGACCCAATCAAAAAAGAAGCATTCCAACTGAAGTTAAATAAACGTCCTACAACGATGCCAGCAATTAAAGGTACTAAAAATGTCAGAGTACCAAAGCCAATCGAGCGATTTTTAGTTTGTCGAAACTGATCTATATCAATTTCCAATCCGGCGACAAACATTAGATATACTTTACCAATATCGGAAAGCAGTTTAATTGTTTCAGAATCAGAATTTAAAAGCTTGAATCCATTTTGCCCAAATATCACACCCGCTACTAACAAACCTACCAATCCTGGTAGTTTTAATCGCTCGAATAACGGCGGGACAATAAAGATAATCGCTAGTAGAATTGTAAATGAAATAATAGGTTCTGTTAGCAAGTCAATATCCCTGTAAACTAAAATTATGTGTTCTTAATAAAATCAATTTATATAGTATGATAAATAATATTTAATCTAACTTTGAGCTTCAGCAACATCTTTAATTCCTAATACCTACGATTTTCTCATTTAACTTCAGCACAATAATAAGACATAAAAAGGTAAAATGTATTTATGTCTTTAGGTAGGATTTTCTGTAGAGAGAAATCTAAATATTAGGCTTTAGGTAGAAGAGATTTTGTTTATATTTTGATAAAAAAAATAATATATTGACAAAATGCTAAAATGGTGAACTAAAAAATAAAAATAGCCGACAAACGGTAAGTCGGCAGAAATAATACAAGATAAGGTTGTCAAAATTTAGTTCGTAATTGGGAAAAGTAACTTAATAGCTAATTACTGCTTAATATTCGTTCTTTTCAAACAATCCCTCAATTTCTCGCCCAGAAACTTAACGTTGGCTCTAAGTATATTATTGTGGTTGCCGGGAATATCGTGAACTTCAACTTCTGCTAGTCCTTGCCAACCTAATTTGCGATCGCCTGCCAGCCACAAAGGCTGCTCACTACTCCGAAACAGGGTGATTTTACCTGAATATACCTGTGGGCAGTAGTTTTTAACAGCTTGTCTTTGAGTTGCAAACAAACTCATCTCCATAGGGCTGAGGTTGTATTGCACAGATACATCCTTAGCATTATTTATACCTGAATCTTTCTGAATCTTGAGGATAAATTTCTGGATTTCTATAAGTAAATACTCCAATTTCTGCTGTAATTTAAGTCCTAAAAAGTTCCGCCAGTGACGAGAAATCCATTGAGGCAACGACTCATGGAAATAAGCTGAACTATAAGTATCAAACAACCCTAACAGCTCCACCTTTTCTCCTTGGTCTATCAGTTGTTGCGCCATCTCAAAAGCAATGACACCACCAGCAGAATAACCTGCTAGTAAGTAAGGCCCCTGTGGTTGGATAGTACGAATTTCTCTAACATAGTCAGATGCCATATCCTCAATTTTGGTATGGAAAGGTTTTTTCCCATCCAATCCGTGTGGTTGCAGGGCATAAACTGGTTGGTCGGCATCCAAATAACTCACTAAGTTATGGAAGGCGATAACATTACCATCCGCAGCGTGTATGCAGAATAGCGGTGGTTTCTTACCATTGGGTTGAATGGAAATAAGCGGTTCCCACAGTGTAGGCGATTCTTCCTGCTGGAGAATCTTGGCTATTTGTTCCACTGTTGGGGCTTGCAAGAAAGTTGATAGGGGAAGGCTTTTACCAAATCTCTGCTCTAGTAGTGATAGTAAGCGCAAAGCAACGAGGGAATGTCCACCTAAATCAAAGAAATTGTCTTTAACACCAATGAAATTAATACCTAAAGCCTCTTGCCAAATCTGTGTTAACTTGAGTTCTACCTCGTTTGTTGGTGCGATAAAGTCTATTGCTAGTTCGGGGCGATTTTGTTCTGGTGCGGGTAAAGCACGGCGATCAACTTTACCGTTAGCTGTTAGAGGTAGAGATTCCAGCATGACAAAAGCTGACGGTATCATATAATCTGCCAATCTCTGCTTAAGAAAGCCTCGGAGTTCGGTAGTTGTGAGCGTTTGTCCTGCTTTTGGAACTATATAGGCGACTAACCGCTTATTATCTAGCTTATCTTCATGGGCTATAACTATGGTTGTCTGCACACCTGGGTGTAGCAATAGCTTCGCCTCGATTTCTTCTAACTCAATGCGGAAGCCACGAATCTTCACTTGCTGATCAAGGCGGCCGAGGAACTCAATGTTACCATCGCTCAAGTAACGGGCTAAATCTCCAGTTTTATAAAGGCGTTCTGAGGAATTAAAAGGGTGAGGAATGAACTTCTGTGCTGTTAATTCGGGACGATTGAGATAACCTCGTGCCAAACCAATACCACCAATGTGTAATTCTCCAGGTTCACCCACAGGTACAGGTTGTAAATCAGAGTCTAGGATATAAATTTCCGCATTAGCAATGGGGCGACCAATGGGAGCGGTGACATAATTTGTCTGGCGCTGGCACGTCCAAAAGGTGGCATCAATAGAGGCTTCTGTGGGGCCATAGCAATTATGCAGAACATTATCTAAGTTCA
Above is a genomic segment from Nostoc sp. MS1 containing:
- a CDS encoding cation:proton antiporter, translated to MDLLTEPIISFTILLAIIFIVPPLFERLKLPGLVGLLVAGVIFGQNGFKLLNSDSETIKLLSDIGKVYLMFVAGLEIDIDQFRQTKNRSIGFGTLTFLVPLIAGIVVGRLFNFSWNASFLIGSLLASHTLLAYPIVSRLGVVADEAVTVTIGATIFTDTGALLVLAICVGIHAGDFTVFKLISLLAGLAIYSVVILFGFNKAGKEFFRRTGDEEGNQFLFVLLALFLASVGAQVIGVEKIVGAFLAGLAVNGVLGNSPVKEKVEFVGSVLFIPCFFVDMGLLINIPAFLKTLSSIGLTAAIVVALIGSKLIAAFLAKVLYRYNLPQMLTMWSLSLPQVAATLAATLVAYEALNPAGQRLINENVLNSVIVLMLVTATLGPVITARVASALQPLPAKNWETDSLALWWQSYGEPTSSTREPNDAENLLESLSIPKEGESSSKSFTVVVPIYNPQTQRYLIEMAAMLTSHESGRIMPLAITKAHIHMDDPQLISSIEQSQQRLSMALEISREFAVEVSPVIRIDDNIALGITRTSREQNANLIVMGWGRNTGFRARLFGSLIDSVFWSAHCPVAVANLLNSPSQIKRILVPVDSLTRLTIGTIRFAQILANANQAEVVLLHVCNRYTPAQQVNSFTSELSNIVAQGQLQANTTVETIVGDDIAKVIIEQSRNFDLVMLRFVRYRTSGGLAVSEVTTQVMKNLKCSIVLLGEPQSFPVMSKQGYRETRKGTGVLGVQNL
- a CDS encoding non-ribosomal peptide synthetase — encoded protein: MQINTKQSYSQSKNNVDSANNVIKHTLLLQQTNNTQLCVHQMFEAQVEKSPGAVAVVYLDENEFTERATHIAVPHKPSELTYQQLNQKANQLAHHLRTLGVGSEILVGIYMNRSLEMIVAILGVLKAGGAYVPLDPAYPPERLAFILEDTKTPVMLTQEKLLGKLPTHETQVVCVDSEWEVIAHNSQENPVNWTTPENLIYVIYTSGSTGQPKGVMIPHCGICNQLHWRQTTFGLTDTDKVLQTISFSFDPSVWQIFWPLCFGAQLILPRSGGHQDSAYLVKTIIEQQITVLAMVPSMLRVLLEEKGIENCQGLKHITCGGEALTVELIDRFFARLNLDNVLHNCYGPTEASIDATFWTCQRQTNYVTAPIGRPIANAEIYILDSDLQPVPVGEPGELHIGGIGLARGYLNRPELTAQKFIPHPFNSSERLYKTGDLARYLSDGNIEFLGRLDQQVKIRGFRIELEEIEAKLLLHPGVQTTIVIAHEDKLDNKRLVAYIVPKAGQTLTTTELRGFLKQRLADYMIPSAFVMLESLPLTANGKVDRRALPAPEQNRPELAIDFIAPTNEVELKLTQIWQEALGINFIGVKDNFFDLGGHSLVALRLLSLLEQRFGKSLPLSTFLQAPTVEQIAKILQQEESPTLWEPLISIQPNGKKPPLFCIHAADGNVIAFHNLVSYLDADQPVYALQPHGLDGKKPFHTKIEDMASDYVREIRTIQPQGPYLLAGYSAGGVIAFEMAQQLIDQGEKVELLGLFDTYSSAYFHESLPQWISRHWRNFLGLKLQQKLEYLLIEIQKFILKIQKDSGINNAKDVSVQYNLSPMEMSLFATQRQAVKNYCPQVYSGKITLFRSSEQPLWLAGDRKLGWQGLAEVEVHDIPGNHNNILRANVKFLGEKLRDCLKRTNIKQ